One Paraglaciecola mesophila genomic region harbors:
- the ispD gene encoding 2-C-methyl-D-erythritol 4-phosphate cytidylyltransferase, whose product MQSPPQYTVVVPAAGIGQRMQADRPKQYLTIAGKTILEHTLNNLYAHPQIKQVIVALSPEDEYFTHLPLANQPWVKRVHGGSERANSVLAGLDSIDDEDWVLVHDAARPCLAHDDLSKLLAIATHSPHGAILACRARDTMKRASSSQVILHTECRDNLWHALTPQFFPLQLLRSALTNALKQKVQITDEASAIEWADGKVHLVEGRSSNIKVTQPEDLQLAEFYLQHKVVL is encoded by the coding sequence ATGCAATCTCCTCCCCAATATACCGTAGTTGTGCCCGCCGCTGGGATAGGTCAGCGCATGCAAGCCGATAGACCCAAACAGTATTTGACCATCGCTGGGAAAACGATTTTAGAACACACTCTAAACAACCTATACGCCCATCCGCAGATCAAACAAGTGATTGTCGCCCTAAGCCCCGAAGACGAGTACTTCACCCATTTACCCCTTGCCAACCAGCCTTGGGTGAAGCGCGTACATGGCGGCAGTGAACGTGCAAACTCAGTATTAGCAGGGCTTGATAGCATAGACGATGAAGATTGGGTGTTAGTGCATGATGCCGCCCGTCCCTGCTTAGCCCATGATGACCTAAGCAAACTGTTAGCGATAGCCACCCATTCCCCCCACGGAGCCATACTCGCCTGCCGCGCACGTGACACGATGAAACGTGCTAGCTCATCACAAGTAATATTACACACAGAATGTCGTGATAACTTATGGCACGCATTAACCCCTCAGTTTTTCCCCTTACAATTGTTGCGCAGTGCCTTAACGAATGCGCTTAAACAAAAAGTGCAAATTACCGATGAAGCATCCGCGATAGAGTGGGCTGACGGTAAAGTGCATCTAGTTGAAGGGCGAAGCAGTAATATTAAAGTCACCCAACCAGAGGACTTACAGTTGGCCGAATTTTATTTACAACACAAGGTAGTCTTATGA
- the ftsB gene encoding cell division protein FtsB: MKVVPILLFVLLAALQYRLWFGKNSIPEYVAMEKSVAEQAKQNAGLLQRNNLLKADIKDLKIGLEAVEERARNELGLIKQGETFYRILPSEE; this comes from the coding sequence ATGAAAGTAGTCCCTATACTCCTTTTCGTCCTGTTGGCTGCACTACAATATCGATTATGGTTTGGTAAAAACAGTATTCCTGAATATGTTGCGATGGAAAAATCAGTGGCCGAACAAGCTAAACAGAACGCTGGGTTACTGCAACGCAACAACTTGCTAAAAGCTGATATAAAAGATCTTAAAATTGGCCTTGAAGCCGTAGAAGAACGAGCAAGAAACGAATTAGGCTTAATCAAACAAGGTGAGACGTTCTACCGAATACTCCCAAGCGAAGAATAA